In Zea mays cultivar B73 chromosome 7, Zm-B73-REFERENCE-NAM-5.0, whole genome shotgun sequence, the following proteins share a genomic window:
- the LOC100192793 gene encoding PLASMODESMATA CALLOSE-BINDING PROTEIN 3 isoform X1, protein MKALLVTVLLLLSSTLAASQWCVCRQDASQAALQKTIDYACGSGADCNSIHETGACYNPNTVAAHCSWAANSYYQNNKAKGATCDFTGTAALTTSDPSSSGCSYPTGARHHGRRNRRDLHRHRHRHSRRWHGDRHCRRNCGYRVRRPRTRHGR, encoded by the exons ATGAAGGCGCTGCTGGTGACGGTGCTTCTCCTCCTCTCTTCCACCCTCGCCGCGTCAC AGTGGTGCGTGTGCAGGCAGGACGCGTCTCAGGCCGCGCTGCAGAAGACGATCGACTACGCGTGCGGGTCGGGGGCGGACTGCAACTCCATCCACGAGACGGGGGCGTGCTACAACCCCAACACCGTCGCGGCGCACTGCTCCTGGGCGGCCAACAGCTACTACCAGAACAACAAGGCCAAGGGCGCCACCTGCGACTTCACCGGCACCGCCGCCCTCACCACCAGCGACCCAA GTTCTTCAGGCTGCTCTTACCCTACCGGTGCAAG GCACCATGGGAGGAGGAACCGCAGGGACCTCCACAGGCACAGGCACAGGCACAGCCGGCGCTGGCATGGGGACAGGCACTGCCGCCGGAACTGCGGGTACCGGGTTCGGCGGCCTAGGACCAGGCACGGACGCTAG
- the LOC100192793 gene encoding PLASMODESMATA CALLOSE-BINDING PROTEIN 3 precursor gives MKALLVTVLLLLSSTLAASQWCVCRQDASQAALQKTIDYACGSGADCNSIHETGACYNPNTVAAHCSWAANSYYQNNKAKGATCDFTGTAALTTSDPSSSGCSYPTGASAVGTMTPTTAGTMGGGTAGTSTGTGTGTAGAGMGTGTAAGTAGTGFGGLGPGTDASMDTAAAAGLLLPPRAGGLAAALAALLLSAMVLA, from the exons ATGAAGGCGCTGCTGGTGACGGTGCTTCTCCTCCTCTCTTCCACCCTCGCCGCGTCAC AGTGGTGCGTGTGCAGGCAGGACGCGTCTCAGGCCGCGCTGCAGAAGACGATCGACTACGCGTGCGGGTCGGGGGCGGACTGCAACTCCATCCACGAGACGGGGGCGTGCTACAACCCCAACACCGTCGCGGCGCACTGCTCCTGGGCGGCCAACAGCTACTACCAGAACAACAAGGCCAAGGGCGCCACCTGCGACTTCACCGGCACCGCCGCCCTCACCACCAGCGACCCAA GTTCTTCAGGCTGCTCTTACCCTACCGGTGCAAG CGCCGTTGGAACCATGACCCCGACCACTGCAGGCACCATGGGAGGAGGAACCGCAGGGACCTCCACAGGCACAGGCACAGGCACAGCCGGCGCTGGCATGGGGACAGGCACTGCCGCCGGAACTGCGGGTACCGGGTTCGGCGGCCTAGGACCAGGCACGGACGCTAGCATGGacaccgcggcggcggcgggcttGCTCCTTCCCCCAAGAGCTGGTGGGCTggccgccgccctcgccgcgCTTCTCCTCTCCGCCATGGTGCTCGCGTGA
- the LOC100135421 gene encoding Putative anthocyanidin reductase has translation MGGGTVVCVTGGSGYLGSWLVRKLLGRGCVVHATLRSLADEKKTGLLRALPGAAERLRLFEADMYDADTFEPAIAGCHFVFLVATPLTHDPTSTKYKNTTEAAVDAARIILRQCALSGTVKRVIHTASVTAASPLKEDGSGYKDFADESNWTPLNLSYEFTNAYLDDYVRSKTLSEKELLSYSSFSSSSSSSSSSKEDDRPQALEVVTLACGLVGGDSIQTYLWGSYAAIVAPLTGQAVSHNALLFLQALLGSVPLVHVEDVCEAHVFCMEQESMAGRFLCAAGYPNMRDMVDHFAAKHPDLKIQLTQVTGEGVRIQPNTSKLEDLGFRFKYGVEETLDCSVECAKRLGEL, from the exons ATGGGTGGCGGCACGGTGGTGTGTGTCACCGGCGGCAGCGGCTACCTCGGGAGCTGGCTCGTCAGGAAGCTCCTCGGCAGAGGCTGCGTCGTCCACGCCACCCTGCGGAGCCTCG CGGACGAGAAGAAGACGGGGCTGCTCCGGgcgctccccggcgcggcggagcGGCTGCGGCTGTTCGAGGCGGACATGTACGACGCCGACACCTTCGAGCCCGCCATCGCCGGCTGCCACTTCGTCTTCCTCGTCGCCACGCCCCTGACGCACGACCCCACCAGCACCAAG TACAAGAACACGACGGAGGCGGCGGTGGACGCGGCGCGCATCATCCTCCGGCAGTGCGCGCTGTCCGGCACGGTGAAGCGCGTCATCCACACGGCCTCGGTCACGGCCGCGTCGCCGCTCAAGGAGGACGGCAGCGGGTACAAGGACTTCGCCGACGAGTCCAATTGGACGCCGCTCAACCTCTCCTACGAATTCACCAACGCTTACCTGGAC GACTACGTGCGGTCCAAGACGCTGTCGGAGAAGGAGCTACTGAGCTACTCCTCTTtctcatcctcctcctcctcctcctcctcctccaaggAAGACGACCGGCCCCAGGCGTTGGAGGTGGTCACCCTAGCGtgcgggctcgtcggcggcgacagCATCCAGACGTACCTGTGGGGCAGCTACGCCGCGATCGTCGCGCCGCTGACGGGGCAGGCGGTCAGTCACAACGCCCTCCTCTTCTTGCAGGCGCTGCTGGGCTCCGTGCCGCTGGTGCACGTGGAGGACGTCTGCGAGGCCCACGTCTTCTGCATGGAGCAGGAGTCCATGGCCGGCCGCTTCCTCTGCGCCGCCGGGTACCCCAACATGCGTGACATGGTCGACCACTTTGCCGCAAAGCACCCCGACCTCAAGATACAGCTGACTCA GGTGACCGGAGAAGGTGTCAGGATTCAGCCCAACACCAGCAAGCTGGAGGACTTGGGGTTCAGATTCAAGTACGgagtggaggagacgctggactgCAGCGTCGAGTGCGCCAAGAGGCTGGGAGAGCTCTAG
- the LOC100135421 gene encoding putative anthocyanidin reductase isoform X1, whose product MGGGTVVCVTGGSGYLGSWLVRKLLGRGCVVHATLRSLADEKKTGLLRALPGAAERLRLFEADMYDADTFEPAIAGCHFVFLVATPLTHDPTSTKYKNTTEAAVDAARIILRQCALSGTVKRVIHTASVTAASPLKEDGSGYKDFADESNWTPLNLSYEFTNAYLDDYVRSKTLSEKELLSYSSFSSSSSSSSSSKEDDRPQALEVVTLACGLVGGDSIQTYLWGSYAAIVAPLTGQAVSHNALLFLQALLGSVPLVHVEDVCEAHVFCMEQESMAGRFLCAAGYPNMRDMVDHFAAKHPDLKIQLTQYVYTFCSVADRNVRCSRVHASMVTGEGVRIQPNTSKLEDLGFRFKYGVEETLDCSVECAKRLGEL is encoded by the exons ATGGGTGGCGGCACGGTGGTGTGTGTCACCGGCGGCAGCGGCTACCTCGGGAGCTGGCTCGTCAGGAAGCTCCTCGGCAGAGGCTGCGTCGTCCACGCCACCCTGCGGAGCCTCG CGGACGAGAAGAAGACGGGGCTGCTCCGGgcgctccccggcgcggcggagcGGCTGCGGCTGTTCGAGGCGGACATGTACGACGCCGACACCTTCGAGCCCGCCATCGCCGGCTGCCACTTCGTCTTCCTCGTCGCCACGCCCCTGACGCACGACCCCACCAGCACCAAG TACAAGAACACGACGGAGGCGGCGGTGGACGCGGCGCGCATCATCCTCCGGCAGTGCGCGCTGTCCGGCACGGTGAAGCGCGTCATCCACACGGCCTCGGTCACGGCCGCGTCGCCGCTCAAGGAGGACGGCAGCGGGTACAAGGACTTCGCCGACGAGTCCAATTGGACGCCGCTCAACCTCTCCTACGAATTCACCAACGCTTACCTGGAC GACTACGTGCGGTCCAAGACGCTGTCGGAGAAGGAGCTACTGAGCTACTCCTCTTtctcatcctcctcctcctcctcctcctcctccaaggAAGACGACCGGCCCCAGGCGTTGGAGGTGGTCACCCTAGCGtgcgggctcgtcggcggcgacagCATCCAGACGTACCTGTGGGGCAGCTACGCCGCGATCGTCGCGCCGCTGACGGGGCAGGCGGTCAGTCACAACGCCCTCCTCTTCTTGCAGGCGCTGCTGGGCTCCGTGCCGCTGGTGCACGTGGAGGACGTCTGCGAGGCCCACGTCTTCTGCATGGAGCAGGAGTCCATGGCCGGCCGCTTCCTCTGCGCCGCCGGGTACCCCAACATGCGTGACATGGTCGACCACTTTGCCGCAAAGCACCCCGACCTCAAGATACAGCTGACTCAGTACGTATACACGTTCTGTTCAGTGGCCGATCGGAATGTTCGGTGTTCACGCGTGCATGCAAGCAT GGTGACCGGAGAAGGTGTCAGGATTCAGCCCAACACCAGCAAGCTGGAGGACTTGGGGTTCAGATTCAAGTACGgagtggaggagacgctggactgCAGCGTCGAGTGCGCCAAGAGGCTGGGAGAGCTCTAG